From Caminibacter mediatlanticus TB-2, the proteins below share one genomic window:
- a CDS encoding CoA-binding protein has protein sequence MEACELPSAKKADKKLCEVLKTSKVIVIVGLSPKPHRASHQVAKYLQEKGYKIIPVYPREEKILGERVYRSLDEIDFEVDIVDIFRKSEDTPPIVEKAVKLPGIKCVFLQEGVKNEEAKNIAQKNGIFYVEDKCIMVEHKRCESEGLI, from the coding sequence ATGGAGGCTTGTGAACTGCCAAGTGCAAAAAAAGCTGATAAAAAACTATGTGAAGTTCTTAAAACTTCAAAAGTGATTGTAATAGTTGGACTCTCACCAAAACCTCATAGAGCTTCTCATCAAGTAGCAAAATATTTGCAAGAAAAAGGTTATAAAATTATTCCTGTATATCCGAGAGAAGAAAAAATATTAGGTGAGAGAGTATATAGAAGTTTAGATGAAATTGATTTTGAAGTTGATATTGTAGATATTTTTAGAAAAAGTGAAGATACTCCTCCTATTGTAGAAAAGGCAGTTAAACTTCCAGGAATTAAATGTGTATTTTTACAAGAGGGTGTAAAAAACGAAGAAGCTAAAAATATAGCTCAAAAAAATGGAATTTTTTATGTAGAAGATAAGTGTATTATGGTAGAACACAAAAGATGTGAAAGTGAGGGATTAATTTAA
- a CDS encoding EI24 domain-containing protein has protein sequence MKILEDLFDGKIIKYSLLPLLISIIFWGIIFYFFGDNLLNLLSNYAKVLPYGDVLVNIINSTGWIVLLLLYYLLTISTLGVFSSFFIDHIVLRINEKHYNCTPKKPTLKDTIYGVITSIKSLLLYLVLFILSFWMLFIPVVNIFYQMFMWSILNKKPLIYDSSYLFFDVREIEKKLGIKAWVVVFLTSFIYFIPIISWFGYTFQLIFISHLVLKHCKSS, from the coding sequence GTGAAAATATTAGAAGATTTATTTGATGGTAAAATAATAAAGTATTCACTATTACCACTTTTAATATCAATTATTTTTTGGGGAATTATTTTTTATTTTTTTGGTGATAATTTATTAAACTTATTATCAAATTATGCAAAAGTTTTACCTTATGGAGATGTGTTAGTAAATATAATAAACTCAACAGGTTGGATTGTTTTATTATTACTTTATTATCTTTTAACAATATCAACTCTTGGAGTATTTAGTAGTTTTTTTATAGACCATATAGTTTTACGTATTAATGAAAAACATTATAATTGTACACCTAAAAAACCTACCCTGAAAGATACTATTTATGGAGTAATAACTTCAATTAAGTCACTTTTATTATATTTAGTTTTATTTATTTTAAGTTTTTGGATGTTATTTATCCCTGTTGTTAATATTTTTTATCAAATGTTTATGTGGAGTATTTTGAATAAAAAACCTTTAATTTATGATAGTAGTTATCTATTTTTTGATGTTAGAGAAATAGAAAAAAAACTTGGAATTAAGGCTTGGGTAGTAGTGTTTTTAACTTCTTTTATTTACTTTATTCCTATAATTTCTTGGTTTGGATATACATTTCAGCTTATTTTTATATCTCACTTAGTTTTAAAACATTGTAAATCTTCTTGA
- a CDS encoding HU family DNA-binding protein yields the protein MKKSDLVAAVAEKTGLSKKDVAAVIDATIETIEEALQKGEKVSFIGFGSFEVVTRAPRVARVPGTGKEIKIPETKSVKFKVGKKLKELVNSGKTTKKRGCKK from the coding sequence ATGAAAAAGTCTGATTTAGTAGCAGCAGTAGCAGAGAAGACAGGTTTAAGTAAAAAAGATGTTGCAGCAGTAATTGATGCTACAATTGAAACAATCGAAGAAGCTTTACAAAAAGGTGAAAAAGTAAGTTTTATTGGATTTGGTAGTTTTGAAGTTGTAACAAGAGCTCCAAGAGTTGCAAGAGTGCCAGGTACTGGAAAAGAAATTAAAATTCCTGAAACAAAATCAGTTAAATTTAAAGTTGGTAAAAAACTAAAAGAGTTAGTAAACTCTGGCAAAACAACTAAAAAAAGAGGATGTAAAAAATAA
- a CDS encoding FAD-binding protein produces the protein MQIDILIIGAGGAGLYAALSAIKENRDLNVAVLSKVYPTRSHTGAAQGGINAALANVDPTDNEEIHTFDTIKGSDYLADQGAVKYMCYEAPKIIRALEHMGLPFSRLNNGKIAQRPFGGASKNRTCYSADKIGLVMLHTLYEQCIKEGVKFLNEWFMLNIVHNGKRVQGITAINISTGEITFIKTKAIIIATGGHSRVYWGYTSNALGCTGDGTAAALRAGLVLKDMEFLQFHPTGLRKSAILVSEAARGEGGYLINSLGERFMSKYAPEKMELGPRDLVSRSIMMEIREGRGFKDEEGREYVHLDLTHLGEEKIKERLPQIRELAIDFEGIDIVKEPIPIKPTAHYAMGGIHTNIKCETPIEGIYAVGEAQCVSVHGANRLGGNSLLDIVVFGNIAGKEAVRYAEATNFEKGGEKKLKEDIEFIKELMSKESKEHLGDLRVELGEIMFKHFGVFKNEKEMQEGYEKLKNLKARAYENLAVEDKSKIFNLDLQSTLEFFNLLDIADVLAFASLQRKESRGSFYRDDYPKRDDENYLYHSMITRNSDGSFNYEKGEVDLSLYAPAERKY, from the coding sequence ATGCAAATTGATATTTTAATTATTGGGGCTGGTGGGGCTGGACTTTATGCTGCACTTAGTGCTATTAAAGAAAATAGAGATTTAAATGTTGCTGTACTTAGTAAAGTGTATCCTACTCGCTCACACACTGGTGCAGCCCAAGGTGGAATCAATGCAGCACTCGCTAATGTAGACCCAACAGATAATGAAGAAATTCATACATTTGATACTATTAAGGGTAGTGATTATTTAGCAGACCAGGGGGCAGTTAAATATATGTGTTATGAAGCTCCAAAAATCATCAGAGCATTGGAGCATATGGGACTTCCTTTTAGTAGATTAAATAATGGAAAAATTGCACAAAGACCTTTTGGTGGAGCAAGCAAAAATAGAACTTGTTATAGTGCAGATAAAATTGGTCTTGTAATGCTTCATACTTTGTATGAGCAATGTATTAAAGAAGGTGTTAAGTTTTTAAATGAGTGGTTTATGTTAAATATTGTTCATAATGGTAAAAGAGTTCAAGGTATCACAGCTATAAATATTTCAACAGGTGAGATTACTTTTATAAAAACAAAAGCAATTATTATTGCAACAGGTGGGCATAGTAGAGTTTATTGGGGTTATACTTCAAATGCATTAGGATGTACAGGAGATGGAACAGCAGCAGCATTAAGAGCAGGTCTTGTTTTAAAAGATATGGAGTTTTTACAATTTCATCCAACAGGCCTTAGAAAGTCAGCTATATTAGTGAGTGAGGCAGCAAGAGGAGAAGGTGGATATTTAATAAATTCACTTGGTGAGAGATTTATGAGTAAATATGCACCTGAGAAAATGGAACTTGGTCCAAGAGATTTAGTAAGTAGAAGTATAATGATGGAAATTAGAGAAGGTAGGGGCTTTAAGGATGAAGAAGGAAGAGAATATGTACATCTTGATTTAACTCATCTTGGAGAAGAAAAAATTAAAGAAAGACTCCCTCAAATTAGAGAACTTGCAATTGATTTTGAAGGAATAGATATAGTAAAAGAGCCTATTCCAATAAAACCTACTGCTCATTATGCTATGGGTGGAATTCATACTAATATAAAATGTGAAACTCCAATTGAAGGTATTTATGCCGTAGGAGAAGCTCAGTGCGTTAGTGTTCATGGAGCAAATAGACTTGGAGGAAATAGTTTACTTGATATTGTAGTTTTTGGAAATATAGCGGGAAAAGAGGCTGTGAGGTATGCAGAAGCAACTAACTTTGAAAAGGGTGGAGAAAAAAAATTAAAAGAAGATATAGAATTTATAAAAGAGCTTATGAGTAAAGAGTCAAAAGAACATTTAGGTGATTTAAGAGTTGAACTTGGAGAGATAATGTTTAAACATTTTGGTGTATTTAAAAATGAAAAAGAGATGCAAGAGGGTTATGAAAAACTTAAAAATTTAAAAGCAAGGGCATATGAAAATTTAGCAGTAGAAGATAAAAGCAAAATTTTTAATCTTGATTTACAATCGACTCTTGAATTTTTTAATCTTTTAGATATTGCAGATGTATTAGCATTTGCTTCACTTCAAAGAAAAGAATCTCGTGGTAGTTTTTATAGAGATGATTATCCAAAAAGAGATGATGAGAATTATTTATATCACTCAATGATTACAAGAAATTCTGATGGAAGTTTTAATTATGAAAAAGGTGAAGTAGATTTAAGTTTATATGCTCCAGCTGAAAGAAAATACTAA
- a CDS encoding succinate dehydrogenase/fumarate reductase iron-sulfur subunit, producing MRLLIKRFDGNRHYFDEFEFDFKENETILELLDRANYKKRFAYRSFCRSAICGTCAVKVNDRTVLACKSKVKDLIQNDEVIVEPVDRSVVLRDLVVDHSYIEKSIKDNKLWFVDEIDETKENLQTPEELKKYDKQTDCILCMACHFECEALDYDKDFAGPFVFSKYFRFVFDSRDKSDKQERIELAKENGLYNCINCQKCVYVCPKHIASAFDIKMLQQNDKNPPIQDFGFENNFF from the coding sequence ATGAGATTATTAATCAAAAGATTTGACGGAAATAGACACTATTTTGATGAGTTTGAATTTGATTTTAAAGAAAATGAAACAATTTTAGAACTTTTAGATAGAGCAAATTATAAAAAAAGATTTGCATATAGAAGTTTTTGTAGAAGTGCAATTTGTGGGACTTGTGCAGTTAAAGTAAATGATAGAACAGTTTTAGCTTGTAAAAGTAAAGTAAAAGATTTAATTCAGAATGATGAAGTAATAGTAGAGCCTGTTGATAGAAGTGTAGTGTTAAGAGACTTAGTTGTGGACCATAGTTATATTGAAAAATCTATAAAAGATAACAAATTATGGTTTGTAGATGAAATAGATGAAACAAAAGAAAATTTACAAACTCCTGAGGAACTTAAAAAATATGATAAACAAACAGATTGTATTTTATGTATGGCTTGTCATTTTGAGTGTGAAGCATTAGATTATGATAAAGATTTTGCAGGGCCTTTTGTATTTAGTAAATATTTTAGATTTGTGTTTGATAGTAGGGATAAAAGTGATAAACAAGAAAGAATAGAACTTGCAAAAGAAAATGGACTTTATAATTGTATTAATTGTCAAAAATGTGTTTATGTATGTCCAAAACATATTGCAAGTGCTTTTGATATTAAAATGTTACAACAAAATGATAAAAATCCACCAATTCAAGATTTTGGATTTGAAAACAACTTTTTTTAA
- a CDS encoding thiamine-phosphate kinase codes for MKEDFFIKQFKNKFIGDDGAIVDLKRCNIIASDSFFEDIHFKKEWLDLDEISYKASLVNISDMIVMNSKIKYAILNVGFPDMSLSDIKKLAYGFKKAANEYGYKIIGGDTIKNEKIAISITMIGESKRAIKRKAKIDEYVAFTGSLGSVSKDLKRLLIGKKTNKNSKFIKPILRDKFFYKASKYITAACDISDGLFKELERISKVSNVGYRFIKNIDKITGCSGEEYEILFTFSKKHLKAIKNIAKITRTKITIFAITKRGKYKNICKENHF; via the coding sequence ATGAAAGAAGATTTTTTTATAAAACAATTTAAAAACAAATTTATTGGTGATGATGGAGCTATTGTAGATTTAAAAAGATGTAATATTATTGCAAGTGATAGTTTTTTTGAAGATATTCATTTCAAAAAAGAGTGGCTGGATTTAGATGAAATTAGCTATAAGGCAAGTTTAGTAAATATTAGTGATATGATTGTTATGAACTCAAAAATTAAATATGCAATATTAAATGTTGGATTTCCTGATATGTCTTTAAGTGATATTAAAAAGTTAGCATATGGTTTTAAAAAAGCAGCTAATGAATATGGATATAAAATAATTGGTGGTGATACTATAAAAAATGAAAAAATCGCTATTTCAATTACTATGATAGGGGAGAGTAAAAGAGCTATAAAAAGAAAAGCAAAAATTGATGAATATGTTGCATTTACTGGCAGTTTAGGAAGTGTAAGTAAAGATTTAAAAAGACTTTTAATAGGTAAAAAAACAAATAAAAATTCTAAATTTATAAAACCTATTTTAAGGGATAAATTTTTTTATAAAGCAAGTAAATATATTACAGCCGCTTGTGATATAAGCGATGGACTTTTTAAAGAGTTAGAGAGAATTTCAAAAGTGTCAAATGTAGGATATAGGTTTATTAAAAATATTGATAAAATTACAGGGTGTAGTGGTGAAGAATATGAAATTTTATTTACATTTTCTAAGAAACATTTAAAAGCGATTAAAAATATTGCTAAAATAACAAGGACAAAAATAACAATTTTTGCTATAACAAAAAGAGGAAAATATAAAAACATATGTAAAGAAAATCATTTTTAA
- a CDS encoding cation diffusion facilitator family transporter yields MKLSLPRIATLVATFTALILAIAKVIVGFMSGSVAVIASALDSILDMAVSIFNNIALKISESSPNSKYPYGKGKIEGLAALFEGLIITGSGVFIIYEAVRKILQKETISNFDISIYVMIFSIIVTAALVSFLLYVYKKTNNIVIKSDALHYKTDLVVNASVLVSLIIVKFTGLYWIDYVLSIAIGIYIIKEASEIIKEGFEILLDAALDFETIEKIKEILKKEPLVLDYHCLRTRKAGIRNFVDVHLVMTPDMKLKLAHSIVENVEEKIRNIDKNKKWIINIHADPYDDSLVNKMQEECD; encoded by the coding sequence ATGAAATTATCATTACCAAGAATTGCAACTCTTGTTGCTACTTTTACAGCATTAATTTTAGCAATTGCGAAAGTAATAGTAGGATTTATGAGTGGTAGTGTTGCTGTAATTGCAAGTGCATTAGATAGTATTTTAGATATGGCTGTTAGTATTTTTAATAATATTGCATTAAAAATTAGTGAAAGTTCTCCAAATAGTAAATATCCTTATGGAAAAGGAAAAATAGAAGGTTTAGCAGCACTTTTTGAAGGTCTTATAATTACTGGAAGTGGTGTCTTTATTATTTATGAAGCTGTTAGGAAAATTCTTCAAAAAGAAACTATCTCAAATTTTGATATTTCAATTTATGTAATGATTTTTTCTATTATAGTTACAGCAGCACTTGTTTCATTTTTGCTTTATGTTTATAAAAAAACAAATAATATTGTAATTAAATCAGATGCTCTTCATTACAAAACAGATTTAGTAGTAAATGCATCTGTTTTAGTATCTTTAATTATTGTAAAATTTACAGGGCTTTATTGGATAGATTATGTTTTATCTATTGCAATTGGTATTTATATCATTAAAGAAGCGAGTGAAATTATTAAAGAAGGATTTGAAATACTTCTTGATGCTGCTCTTGATTTTGAAACAATTGAAAAAATTAAAGAAATTTTAAAAAAAGAACCACTTGTACTTGATTATCACTGTTTAAGAACAAGAAAAGCTGGAATTAGAAACTTTGTTGATGTGCATTTAGTAATGACACCTGATATGAAATTAAAACTTGCACATTCAATTGTCGAGAATGTAGAAGAAAAAATTAGAAATATTGATAAAAACAAAAAATGGATAATTAATATTCATGCAGACCCATATGATGACTCATTAGTAAATAAAATGCAAGAAGAGTGTGATTAA
- the truD gene encoding tRNA pseudouridine(13) synthase TruD — MIFSHAPINFHFNKNSENFVVEEIPLYPFAHTGEWLMLKVRKKGLTTNEMINKLSAVTGIKKRDIGYAGLKDKDGMTIQWISVPRKYRDNVNKFEDKNIKIVEQDLHRNKLKIGHLKGNKFFVRLKKVLPVDAKKIDSVLKEIKKYGMPNFFGYQRFGKFGNNFEEGKAIIEGEKFIKNRRMEKFLISAYQSKLFNDWLAERIRLSNIFDLSEKELLTAGYDKELIKFVKSQKHPFKLLPGDVMTHYPMGKYFYLESLEDSERFYKKEISVTGLLPGKKALRAKDKAREIEEKYDELIPANGDRRIAWIFPEIIEKKYLKDFAQYELVFILPKGAYATVLIDLLKEGIKKFI, encoded by the coding sequence ATGATTTTTTCTCATGCACCAATCAACTTTCATTTTAATAAAAATTCAGAAAATTTTGTAGTTGAAGAGATTCCACTTTATCCTTTTGCTCATACAGGTGAGTGGTTGATGTTAAAAGTTAGAAAAAAAGGTTTAACTACTAATGAGATGATAAATAAACTCTCAGCCGTAACAGGTATAAAAAAAAGAGATATTGGATATGCAGGACTTAAAGATAAAGATGGTATGACAATTCAGTGGATAAGTGTCCCAAGAAAATATAGAGATAATGTAAATAAATTTGAAGATAAAAATATAAAAATTGTCGAACAAGACCTTCATAGAAATAAATTAAAAATAGGTCATTTAAAAGGTAATAAATTTTTTGTAAGACTTAAAAAAGTTTTGCCTGTTGATGCTAAAAAAATAGATAGTGTTCTTAAAGAAATTAAAAAATATGGTATGCCAAACTTTTTTGGATATCAAAGATTTGGAAAATTTGGAAATAATTTTGAAGAAGGTAAAGCTATAATTGAAGGTGAAAAATTTATTAAAAATAGAAGAATGGAAAAGTTTTTAATAAGTGCCTATCAGTCAAAACTTTTTAATGATTGGCTTGCAGAAAGAATAAGGCTTAGTAATATTTTTGATTTGAGTGAAAAAGAGTTATTAACGGCTGGATATGATAAAGAGTTAATAAAGTTTGTAAAATCTCAAAAACATCCATTTAAATTACTCCCAGGTGATGTTATGACTCACTATCCAATGGGAAAATATTTTTATTTAGAAAGTTTAGAAGATAGTGAGAGATTTTATAAAAAAGAGATTAGTGTTACAGGGCTTTTACCTGGTAAAAAAGCACTTCGTGCAAAAGATAAAGCAAGAGAGATTGAAGAGAAATATGATGAGTTAATTCCTGCAAATGGAGATAGAAGGATTGCTTGGATTTTTCCAGAAATAATTGAAAAAAAATATCTAAAAGACTTTGCTCAATATGAATTGGTTTTTATTTTGCCAAAAGGTGCGTATGCAACAGTATTAATTGATTTATTAAAAGAAGGAATTAAAAAATTTATTTGA
- a CDS encoding PAS domain-containing protein, with protein MAARPNVKPLDVEATFTEEGLDARALITRTDKKGIITFASKAYRDMTKYSKEELIGKPHSIVRHPTMPEAAFKEMWDTILRGEHWEGMVKNLRKDGKYYWVIVQIDPINEEGEITYDKPEEIAGFVAVRREPSREEVAYADNLYKKMRKAELLAKSNLKDWEKEVLKSL; from the coding sequence ATGGCTGCAAGACCAAATGTAAAACCACTTGATGTTGAAGCAACTTTTACAGAAGAAGGGCTTGATGCAAGAGCATTAATAACAAGAACAGATAAAAAAGGAATTATTACTTTTGCTTCAAAAGCATATAGAGATATGACAAAATATTCAAAAGAAGAATTAATTGGAAAACCTCACTCAATTGTTAGACATCCTACTATGCCAGAAGCAGCATTTAAAGAGATGTGGGATACTATTTTAAGAGGTGAGCATTGGGAAGGTATGGTTAAAAATCTAAGAAAAGATGGAAAATATTATTGGGTAATAGTTCAAATTGACCCAATAAATGAAGAGGGAGAAATAACTTATGATAAACCAGAAGAGATAGCTGGATTTGTTGCTGTGAGACGAGAACCAAGCAGAGAAGAAGTGGCATATGCTGATAATTTATATAAAAAAATGAGAAAAGCTGAACTTCTTGCAAAATCTAATTTAAAAGATTGGGAAAAAGAGGTATTAAAGAGTTTATGA
- a CDS encoding RIO1 family regulatory kinase/ATPase, with amino-acid sequence MRYDVIGKLGEGNRGEVYKVKLEDGRIAALKWAKNYNIDKEWEILKFLDGNYAPKPIFRGKRYFIMEYIKGEPLKDLETSKYYLLLKEALNGAYYLDKKGVFHKQLGRYYHIFLTENGVKFIDFERAVFSENPRNFLQLIGYYLQRDNNFDKNDIKMIIEEYKKDKIKGLNLAREKIDEIINQKI; translated from the coding sequence TTGAGATATGATGTTATTGGAAAACTTGGTGAAGGAAATAGAGGAGAAGTTTATAAAGTAAAGCTTGAAGATGGAAGGATTGCAGCATTAAAATGGGCAAAAAATTATAATATAGATAAAGAATGGGAAATTTTAAAATTTTTAGATGGGAATTATGCTCCAAAGCCTATTTTTAGAGGTAAAAGATATTTTATAATGGAATATATAAAAGGAGAGCCTCTAAAAGATTTAGAAACTTCAAAATATTATCTTCTTTTAAAAGAGGCTTTAAATGGGGCATATTATTTGGATAAAAAAGGAGTTTTTCATAAACAACTTGGGAGATATTATCATATTTTTTTAACTGAAAATGGAGTTAAATTTATTGATTTTGAAAGAGCAGTTTTTAGTGAAAATCCAAGAAATTTCTTACAGCTTATTGGATATTACTTGCAAAGAGATAATAATTTTGATAAAAATGATATTAAAATGATAATAGAAGAGTATAAAAAAGATAAAATTAAAGGATTAAATTTAGCAAGGGAAAAGATAGATGAGATTATTAATCAAAAGATTTGA
- a CDS encoding TolC family protein, which produces MRKLIFLVPFLLQASILSDLKLKELNLDKENSLKDAIETKRNWINPINLQYSYTKDNIQGIQTTTQLYSISINQPIFKSGAIYYSIKYANVLKKYNLDQIELQKRNLIKQAYDFVYDYKVLKLQKEILIKNIENAKIDVLRKKEAFLNGIGNSSELDNAIIKLNSLKLNLEDINYQLSQIKNSFSTISSLNIEEVTLPKLKLIKQNEYLNNNIELKAQQKLKNIKSYLYKMQRGNQLLTISLNGSLNHKKFENKLLSDTQNYYTIGLSATLPISINAKTKIEKTKIDYLKSVLLIEDKKRQLRSEYNIALSQIKSLKNKINIYKENLSLYNNLIDSTLDSIKAGNATTLDLKVLNNSKMVDLINIKILKLKIQKTLFSLYYKLISYTNN; this is translated from the coding sequence ATGCGAAAATTAATTTTTTTAGTTCCTTTTTTACTTCAAGCATCAATACTTAGTGATTTAAAATTAAAAGAACTTAATTTAGATAAAGAAAACTCATTAAAAGATGCTATTGAAACAAAAAGAAACTGGATAAATCCTATTAATCTTCAATATTCATATACAAAAGATAATATTCAAGGAATACAAACTACTACTCAGCTTTATTCTATTAGTATAAATCAACCAATTTTTAAAAGTGGGGCGATTTATTATTCGATTAAATATGCTAATGTATTAAAAAAATATAATTTAGACCAAATTGAACTTCAAAAAAGAAATTTAATAAAACAAGCATACGATTTTGTATATGATTATAAAGTTTTGAAGCTGCAAAAAGAGATTTTAATTAAAAATATTGAAAATGCAAAAATAGATGTACTAAGAAAAAAAGAGGCATTTTTAAATGGTATTGGAAATTCAAGTGAACTTGATAATGCAATTATTAAATTAAATTCTTTAAAATTAAATTTAGAAGATATTAACTATCAACTCTCTCAAATTAAAAATAGTTTTTCAACAATATCTTCACTAAATATTGAAGAAGTTACTTTGCCAAAACTTAAATTAATAAAACAAAATGAGTATTTAAATAATAATATTGAATTAAAAGCACAACAAAAATTAAAGAATATAAAAAGTTACTTATACAAAATGCAAAGAGGCAATCAATTATTAACTATTTCTCTAAATGGAAGTTTAAATCATAAAAAATTTGAAAATAAATTACTCTCAGATACACAAAATTATTACACAATCGGTCTTAGTGCAACTCTTCCAATTAGTATTAATGCTAAAACAAAAATTGAGAAAACAAAAATTGATTATTTAAAGTCAGTTTTACTTATTGAAGATAAAAAAAGACAACTAAGAAGCGAATATAATATTGCACTATCACAAATCAAAAGTCTAAAAAATAAAATAAATATTTATAAAGAAAATCTTAGTTTATATAATAACTTAATTGATTCAACATTAGATTCTATAAAAGCAGGAAATGCTACAACTCTTGATTTAAAAGTTTTAAATAACTCTAAAATGGTTGATTTAATTAATATTAAAATTTTAAAACTTAAAATTCAAAAAACTCTATTTAGTTTATATTACAAATTAATTTCCTATACTAATAATTAA